Part of the Brevibacillus brevis genome is shown below.
GAAAGGGTGACGAGCATGAGCGTAACGGCAAAACTGTCAGGGCTTTTGGTCGTGCTCCTGGTCGGAGTCGTGATCGGCTTGCAGACGGCAGAGCGGGGCATCTCCAAGGTGAGCGGACTTCCGGAGCAGCAAACGCAAACCTTTTACATCAAAAAAATGGACCAGGGGCAAATGGAAATTGCGGTAATGGGCAAGCAAGTAAAGACAGCCGGGCCCGAAAAGATGGTCAATTACATGAGCAATATGGGATTAACCTTGGGAGAGACGGTGAAAAAGGGAGCCAAATCGTTTGTGGACTGGGTAGGGAATATGTTCGCCCCGTAGGTATTTGTTTACGCGCAAAAAAATAATAGGAAGAAAGAATGAGAGACAAAAGGCCTGTACGCACAGGTCTTTTTTGTGTGTGCGATAGCGGCTGCAGATGGGTGCCGATGCCAGACATCCTAGAGAGCAAAGGCATCAGGAGCAAATCACAGGTCCCTTCGGATGTAATAGACATAACATTCTATATAGTAGCCAAAAATATAATTATTAGAATTTATTGTGTTGCCAAAAAATTGTACTAATGGCATAATATCTACTGATAGAACTATTTCTATTGAATATATGGCAAGAGAGGTGCGCCACGTGTCACAGCCAGTCCTTCAAATCGAAAATCTGCAGACGCACTTTTTTACGGACCGCGGCCAAATACCGGCTGTTGACGGTGTGACGATCACGGTAAACAAAGGGGAGATCGTCGGCATTGTAGGCGAGTCCGGTTGTGGAAAAAGTGTAACCTCCCTTTCCGTCATGAAGCTGGTGCCCAATCCTCCAGGCAAAATCGTGGGAGGAGCCATTCGTTTCAAGGGAGAGGACCTGGTCACGGCCGATGAAAAGAGGATGCGGGAAATACGGGGCAATGAGATCGCGATGATCTTTCAGGAGCCGATGACCTCCCTCAATCCCGTCTTTACCATTGGCGATCAGATCAGCGAGGCCGTACGCCTGCACACGAAGGCGAGCAAAAAAGAGTCCAGGCAGCGAGCGGTCGAGATGTTGAGAAAAGTGGGAATTCCCCGGGCAGAGGCGATCGTGGACGAGTATCCGCACCAGCTTTCCGGAGGGATGCGGCAGCGCGTGATGATCGCCATGGCGATGGCCTGCGACCCCGTGCTGCTGATCGCCGACGAGCCTACCACGGCGCTGGATGTCACGATTCAGGCCCAGATCCTGGACTTGATGAGGCAGTGCAACCGCGAATCCGAAACAGCCATCTTGCTGATTACCCACGATCTCGGGGTGGTGGCGGAAATGTGCCACCGTGTCGTAGTGATGTACGCAGGAAATGTCATTGAAGAAGGGGATGTGCGGACGATCCTGAAAAATCCGCAGCATCCGTACACGATAGGCTTGCTGCAATCCCTGCCAAAGCTGACCGGCTCCGAGGAGCGGCTGTATTCCATTCCGGGCAACGTGCCGATCCCGGGTTCGCTGACAGTCGGATGCCGATTTGCGCCGCGCTGCGACAAGGCGACGGACCGGTGCCGCGAAGAGATGCCGCAGCTCAAGTCAGTGGGCGAAAACCATCGCTCGCGGTGCTGGCTGGGCGAATAACCCGAAAGGAGCATGCAAGTGACTGAAGAACTGCTCGTCGTGAAGAACCTGAAAAAATATTATCCGATCACTGGCGGTGTCCTCGGCGGGGAAGTAGGGGTCGTAAAGGCGGTAGACGACGTTTCGTTTTCCGTAAAGCGAGGAGAAACGCTTGGACTGGTAGGGGAAAGCGGCTGCGGAAAATCAACGACGGGACGCTCCCTTTTGCGACTGATCGAGCCGACCGAAGGCGAAGTCCACTTCGACGGGGTCAACGTGACATCCCTTTCGGCAGACCAGATGCGCAAAATGCGCCGGGACATGCAGATCGTCTTTCAGGATCCGTTCGCCTCTCTCAACCCTCGTCACAATATTGAAAAGATTCTGGAAGAACCACTTATCGTTCACGGAATCGGAACGGCCGCCGAGCGCAAGAAAAAGGTGCAGGAGATGCTCGAGGTAGTCGGCCTGAGCAGCTATCACGCGAGGCGCTACCCTCACCAGTTTAGCGGCGGCCAGCGCCAGCGAATTGGAATTGCCCGCGCGCTGATGCTGAATCCAAAGCTGATCGTCGCAGACGAGCCGGTTTCGGCCCTGGACGTGTCCATCCAGTCGCAGGTGCTGAACCTGATGCAGGATTTGCAGCGGGAACTGGGACTCACCTACCTGTTCATCGCGCACGACCTCAGTGTGGTCCGCCACATCAGCGATCGAGTCGGGGTCATGTACCTGGGGAGAATCGTCGAGCTGGCGAGCAGCAGGCAATTGTACAGCACGCCGCTCCACCCGTATACGAAAGCGCTGCTGTCCGCGGTTCCGACGCCAGATCCGGATGATGTCCGCGAGAGAATCATTCTTCAGGGTGATGTGCCAAGCCCGGCCAACCCGCCAAGCGGCTGCACCTTCCATACCCGCTGTCCCCACGTGACGGATGAGTGCCGCACGGTTCGACCGGCCTTTCAGGATGTAGGCGGCGGACACTTTGTGGCTTGCCATCTATACAAGTCTTAGCCGAGAAGACAATTGCTGACTGGGCAAGACCTCGCAAAGGGGGGATGCGAAGCAGGTCGACAAAAGCCATGTTTGATCCGTTGTGAAATCTGAAAGTTTAGAAGAGGGGGATTATTCATGAAGAAGAGAGTTTTCTCTGCTGCCATGACCAGCTTGCTGGCGCTGTCCATGCTGCTGGCGGGTTGCGGCGGATCTCAGACGGCGCAAAAGCCGGCAGAACAGCCAAAGACAGAAGCACCGGCGACCACACCGGCGGCAGAG
Proteins encoded:
- a CDS encoding dipeptide ABC transporter ATP-binding protein, with the translated sequence MTEELLVVKNLKKYYPITGGVLGGEVGVVKAVDDVSFSVKRGETLGLVGESGCGKSTTGRSLLRLIEPTEGEVHFDGVNVTSLSADQMRKMRRDMQIVFQDPFASLNPRHNIEKILEEPLIVHGIGTAAERKKKVQEMLEVVGLSSYHARRYPHQFSGGQRQRIGIARALMLNPKLIVADEPVSALDVSIQSQVLNLMQDLQRELGLTYLFIAHDLSVVRHISDRVGVMYLGRIVELASSRQLYSTPLHPYTKALLSAVPTPDPDDVRERIILQGDVPSPANPPSGCTFHTRCPHVTDECRTVRPAFQDVGGGHFVACHLYKS
- a CDS encoding ABC transporter ATP-binding protein, producing MSQPVLQIENLQTHFFTDRGQIPAVDGVTITVNKGEIVGIVGESGCGKSVTSLSVMKLVPNPPGKIVGGAIRFKGEDLVTADEKRMREIRGNEIAMIFQEPMTSLNPVFTIGDQISEAVRLHTKASKKESRQRAVEMLRKVGIPRAEAIVDEYPHQLSGGMRQRVMIAMAMACDPVLLIADEPTTALDVTIQAQILDLMRQCNRESETAILLITHDLGVVAEMCHRVVVMYAGNVIEEGDVRTILKNPQHPYTIGLLQSLPKLTGSEERLYSIPGNVPIPGSLTVGCRFAPRCDKATDRCREEMPQLKSVGENHRSRCWLGE
- a CDS encoding DUF3679 domain-containing protein; this translates as MSVTAKLSGLLVVLLVGVVIGLQTAERGISKVSGLPEQQTQTFYIKKMDQGQMEIAVMGKQVKTAGPEKMVNYMSNMGLTLGETVKKGAKSFVDWVGNMFAP